The Scyliorhinus canicula chromosome 20, sScyCan1.1, whole genome shotgun sequence genome has a window encoding:
- the il17ra1a gene encoding interleukin 17 receptor A1a isoform X2: MWTFLLERIEAEPEQTYRVSACSLPRANINEDNDCPTYTFSVPGCKNDIIKYTEICKRRGSLWNPNITYIRSEMRTTIFFQAGKYANKYNVCLRSHGSDEKLCDRLCILKESEQKVNVTFSTENWMQSCKAYTVEIQPFFIDCYNDCTRFRKSIPRIVGATEEPPTKLQTPPTPGYVTKRTVLFAAIAVLTFVIIFGCIVWVQLKSKKNEMKPSPEHSWSVEPVVTPELPQVKKQVLIIYSLDHDLYKNVVLAFAEFLMTACGTKVTLDYLEINKIAEVGHINWLTLHKNESDKIIILCSRGTRLKWEAMLRVGQDQILLKSDERSPMRDMFTPAMNLILPDFKRPASFGKYIVAYFDDISSEEDVPDPFNVGVKYKLMKQFEEIHFRVQDLEKYEPGKTCRVAGITIDDYHEHPSGEILKNAVQKFKLLQLEQPDWFEKECIISPEEAGVEPNWNEEPCDLLTIRQNILQYKSLDDMPCTVNEVYMTKSSNEALMRCPVGFEHSVQDINLSQNMIGVDCNINPTYTLEPLYSTPLSGCSQNVLNCPNVKFSQAEEEPLLQKDWILRNDVADFPQHSCEGDITMNGIGGHSDGDQASSISHDVKKRLEELQQVLFLQGLMSSQDSTRLPHLQSEIIGYPQSLCFGKEDNVYSDQGYSSQQSFSVDEIPSPSMSTSSEALNELKILQMALLNESMRN; the protein is encoded by the exons GCTGTAAAAATGACATAATCAAGTATACAGAGATCTGCAAACGTAGAG GGAGTCTATGGAACCCCAATATCACATACATCAGAAGTGAGATGAGGACAACCATCTTCTTCCAGGCTGGAAAGTATGCCAACAAATACAATGTCTGTTTGCGTAGTCATGGTTCAGATGAGAAGCTCTGCGATCGATTATGTATCTTGAAG GAATCTGAACAAAAGGTCAATGTAACCTTTTCCACTGAAAACTGGATGCAAAGTTGCAAGGCTTATACTGTTGAG ATTCAACCATTTTTCATTGATTGCTACAACGACTGTACAAGATTTAGAAAAAGTATACCAAGGATTGTTGGAGCTACAG AAGAACCTCCAACAAAATTACAAACACCACCAACTCcag GGTATGTAACTAAGAGAACTGTTTTATTTGCTGCCATTGCTGTTTTGACTTTCGTTATCATCTTTGGCTGTATAGTTTGGGTACAACTAAAATCCAAGAAAAATG aaatgAAGCCCTCACCTGAACACTCATGGAGTG TTGAACCAGTTGTAACCCCAGAACTTCCACAGGTGAAAAAGCAAGTTCTGATAATTTACTCACTGGACCATGATCTCTACAAGAATGTGGTCCTGGCATTTGCAGAGTTCCTAATGACTGCCTGTGGTACCAAAGTAACTTTAGATTATTTAGAGATCAACAAGATTGCAGAAGTCGGACACATCAATTGGCTCACATTGCACAAAAATGAGTCGGACAAGATTATAATTTTATGTTCCCGTGGGACAAGGTTGAAGTGGGAAGCCATGCTGCGGGTTGGACAGGACCAGATTTTGCTGAAAAGTGATGAACGCTCGCCAATGCGTGATATGTTCACTCCCGCCATGAACCTGATTTTGCCAGACTTTAAGCGGCCAGCTTCATTTGGGAAGTATATCGTTGCATATTTTGATGACATCAGCAGTGAAGAAGACGTACCAGATCCATTTAATGTTGGTGTGAAGTACAAACTGATGAAACAGTTTGAGGAAATACATTTCCGAGTGCAAGACTTGGAGAAATATGAACCAGGAAAAACTTGCCGTGTTGCAGGAATAACAATAGATGATTACCATGAACACCCATCTGGTGAAATATTGAAAAATGCAGTTCAAAAGTTTAAGTTGCTGCAATTGGAGCAGCCAGACTGGTTTGAGAAGGAATGTATCATTTCTCCAGAGGAAGCAGGAGTTGAGCCAAACTGGAATGAAGAACCTTGTGATCTCCTAACAATTAGGCAAAACATCCTGCAGTATAAATCCCTTGATGATATGCCCTGTACAGTGAATGAAGTGTATATGACCAAATCGAGCAATGAGGCACTTATGAGGTGTCCAGTGGGATTTGAGCATAGCGTCCAAGATATTAATTTGTCCCAAAATATGATTGGAGTAGACTGCAACATAAATCCAACATATACCTTGGAACCATTATACAGCACGCCATTATCTGGCTGTAGTCAAAAtgtgttaaattgtcccaatGTTAAGTTCTCTCAGGCAGAAGAGGAACCACTCTTGCAAAAGGATTGGATTCTGAGGAATGATGTCGCAGACTTTCCTCAGCACAGTTGTGAAGGTGACATTACAATGAATGGAATTGGGGGGCATTCAGATGGTGACCAAGCCTCATCCATTTCTCATGATGTAAAAAAGAGACTGGAAGAGCTTCAGCAGGTGCTGTTCCTTCAGGGTTTAATGTCTTCACAGGACTCAACCAGGCTACCACATTTGCAAAGTGAGATTATTGGATATCCACAATCTCTCTGCTTTGGGAAAGAAGATAATGTATATTCAGACCAAGGCTATAGCTCCCAGCAGTCATTCTCCGTGGATGAAATCCCATCACCAAGCATGAGCACATCTTCTGAAGcattaaatgaattaaaaattctGCAGATGGCTTTACTTAATGAAAGTATGCGTAACTGA